Within Populus trichocarpa isolate Nisqually-1 chromosome 6, P.trichocarpa_v4.1, whole genome shotgun sequence, the genomic segment GAAACTGATTCAGAAGAACTCCAGGGAGTTGACGGGGAAGAGTTGGAGAACGAAGATGACCCGTCTGATAAGAAAAAGCGATGCATTGAAGTTCGTTCCACGCAGTAGAACTAACTTGAATGATTGGCATTTGAATCTTTGCAGGCATTTAACTTTGTCAAAagacccccccccccaaaaaaaaataaaattgtcagGAGAGTGATCTTGTTTTTCCGACTGAAAATGTCAATTTATCTCTTCAATGAGAGAGACTCACTTTTCCATTCACTATGCTCCTATATGGCGTTGATCAAACTTTGCCAACCCTTATTTTGCCACTCGCCCCCTCTGTTTCCTTGTACACCTGAACGAGGTTATTGACAGGCTACTTGAATTTTGATCACAGGCCATGTTTTCGGCATCTAGTTTCCATAGCATGGTGGAAAGGTCGCGGGTTCGATCCTTGTTGGGGGCTTTCCTTCTCAAATGCTTGCCTCCGTTGATAATTTATGCCCACAGGAACCTACTctccattgtttttgtttttttttttcatttaatggtttttattggtgaaaaatttaatttaaagattcaGGGTACgttatttttcttggaattgCTAAATCATAAATATCATTGAAAATGGTGTATATTAATGCAAATTTTGACTTGGAGGTATATGCTTCATTTTTTTGGAATTGCTGAATCATAAATATCATTGAAAATAGTGTTTATTGGTGGCCCCTGCATGCATCTTCTTCTCATATATCATCTTCGTTCGTGGATTTACTTAATCATagtaataatatcatttaaaatatcGTGAGATTGCTCTTCACACGATTTGTATATGCAAGTTCTTTTGAATTCAATGAGTTTTACTTCAATTTTAACCTAGTTtctagtaattaattttttttcacaatgtGATAAATTTTTGCAGTTACagtggttaaaaaaaaagttataaattgtaattaagatttaaaaacaaaattcagaaAACTATAATAtgtaataattaatcaaatattttcaagataaaatataattttagttacAGCTCGTCAAACCTACTCGTTGTACTACCAAACAGACCATAGTTAAGTTTTGTTATTGTTCTTTTTGAAagcaaatttattaaattttactttGATTCGTGACTTAATTTAGAGCTTGAGTCATGGGTTCAATTTGTTAATATctaaatcaatctaaaatatgttttgataaATGCATCAAAtcttatcaaattatttaatatatcaagttaatttctaagtaatttaatttaaaattcggCAACAAATCAGCCACAGGACATTGAGTTTGATAATACCATTTGAAAGAGCATATAAGATATTGGGGTGAAAAATGGCATGCCGAAAGGGAGAAAAAACTGAACAGTACAAGACATCACATcaatatcttatataaaaacagaaattaagAACCTAATTAAGAAATGAATTATGGTAATTAACTCCCAATTAAGCACTAACCTCCTGAACAGAAATAATTAAACTAGGAAATCTACAATAACACAGTGCCAGACACTAACCTCTCTAGCTATCTTCCCTTTCTAGCTAGCTCCATTTCTTCACCCACTAAACAACTAGTTATTAGCCTTACGTACAATTGTGGTTAGTGTAGCACTAATCTCAATCTCTCATTTATGCTGAGCAAATGCTTCAACATTAGCCAAAGCAGCAGCATGGGAGGAACTAGCATTGGGGGTAGCATCCCTCGTATTCATATATCCAGCTCCTATAGGAGACCCACCAAAGAACCCATGGTGATGATGGCTCACATGAAATGCTGGTGCATAAGCACCAACCCCAGCCATTGCTCCAAACTGATCAacattgttattgttattcCTAGTACTCTTCACCAATGGCTCACATCTCATCGAGCTGCGCTCGCCCTCGAGTTCACGGTATCGGTGAAGATAGATGGTCAAGGGTTCAATGTAGTCATCAAACCCTAGCTTGCTCATTGCATAAAGCACATCCTCAGCTGTTATAGTCTTGCGTTGCTCGCGTTGGCAACGTTCATTGGCTTCACTAGTGATGAAGCTAATGTACTCAGATACGCATTCTTGGATTGTTTCTTTGGCATCATCAGATATTTTT encodes:
- the LOC7458472 gene encoding nuclear transcription factor Y subunit B-1 — protein: MDRRGGFHGYRKLLNTSSEINMRLTAEINHNSSSNSNVHVTTDDINECTVREQDRFMPIANVIRIMRKILPSHAKISDDAKETIQECVSEYISFITSEANERCQREQRKTITAEDVLYAMSKLGFDDYIEPLTIYLHRYRELEGERSSMRCEPLVKSTRNNNNNVDQFGAMAGVGAYAPAFHVSHHHHGFFGGSPIGAGYMNTRDATPNASSSHAAALANVEAFAQHK